The proteins below come from a single Saccharopolyspora sp. SCSIO 74807 genomic window:
- a CDS encoding response regulator transcription factor, giving the protein MNDERTRVLLGDDHAIFVDALVSALPPRGFRIVGTASDITGTTAAVHRLEPEICLLDRYFADGDGVARLGEIVSGTATKVVVLTADTDARAVRTALATGAAGWVNKMCGLDVLVQAMRSVVAGRTAVELPEARVPAQDHRGQRSDARRLASYLTGRERECLSLLVQGAQTAAMAKILGVSTTTVRTHVQAVLTKLGVHSRLEAASFAMRHDLLGGSFDAWRATCSR; this is encoded by the coding sequence ATGAACGACGAAAGAACGCGCGTGCTGCTCGGCGACGACCACGCGATCTTCGTGGACGCGCTGGTCAGCGCATTGCCGCCGCGCGGTTTCCGGATCGTGGGGACCGCATCGGACATCACCGGTACGACCGCCGCGGTGCACCGGCTCGAACCGGAGATCTGCCTGCTGGACCGCTACTTCGCCGATGGTGATGGGGTGGCACGGCTCGGCGAGATCGTCTCGGGCACGGCGACGAAGGTCGTGGTGCTCACCGCCGACACCGATGCGCGCGCCGTGCGCACCGCGCTGGCGACCGGTGCGGCGGGATGGGTGAACAAGATGTGCGGGCTGGACGTCCTGGTGCAGGCCATGCGCTCGGTCGTGGCGGGGCGCACCGCCGTCGAGCTGCCGGAAGCCCGGGTGCCTGCGCAGGACCACCGCGGGCAGCGCTCGGACGCCCGGCGGCTGGCCTCCTACCTGACCGGCCGCGAACGGGAATGCCTGAGCCTGCTGGTGCAGGGCGCGCAGACCGCGGCGATGGCCAAGATCCTCGGGGTGTCGACGACGACGGTGCGCACTCACGTGCAGGCGGTGCTGACCAAGCTCGGCGTGCATTCGCGGCTGGAGGCGGCTTCGTTCGCGATGCGGCACGACTTGCTCGGCGGCTCGTTCGACGCCTGGCGCGCCACCTGCTCGCGCTGA
- a CDS encoding sensor histidine kinase KdpD has protein sequence MRTETPPAPARSDPDRRWRGLLHDLGHGLATVSYLADDMRTDPALSGTARHRLELMGRELARLLDLVAGDPAPPEPVDVRVLLGQVAAARDCGSPVLALRPGEPVMLCTDPTLLWRMVSNLVDNAVRAAGPGGVVELAAADDAGAVRLEITDDGPGIGGGPAGTASMGLGIVTGLARACGGELHLDAAGPRGTCARLVFPRS, from the coding sequence CGCGCGGTCCGATCCGGATCGGCGGTGGCGCGGCCTGCTGCACGACCTCGGGCACGGTTTGGCGACCGTGTCCTACCTGGCCGACGACATGCGCACCGACCCGGCGCTGTCCGGTACCGCGCGGCACCGGCTGGAGCTGATGGGCCGGGAACTGGCGCGGCTGCTGGACCTGGTGGCCGGTGATCCGGCGCCGCCGGAGCCGGTCGACGTGCGGGTCCTGCTCGGCCAGGTCGCCGCGGCCCGCGACTGCGGTTCGCCGGTGCTGGCGCTGCGTCCGGGCGAGCCGGTCATGTTGTGCACCGACCCGACGTTGCTGTGGCGGATGGTCTCGAACCTGGTCGACAACGCCGTCCGCGCCGCGGGACCCGGCGGGGTCGTGGAGCTGGCGGCCGCCGACGACGCCGGTGCGGTCCGGTTGGAGATCACCGACGACGGCCCGGGTATCGGAGGCGGACCCGCGGGAACGGCGTCGATGGGCCTGGGCATCGTGACCGGGCTCGCGCGCGCCTGCGGGGGCGAGCTGCACTTGGACGCGGCGGGGCCGAGGGGGACCTGCGCGCGGCTGGTGTTCCCGCGTTCTTGA
- a CDS encoding UbiD family decarboxylase — MARAKDSREYIALLEQLGDVRHVDTEVPQGLEIGAFIRRSYETRAPAPLFNDISGTEPGFRLFGAPGALSSVPGSPLARIALSLGMSPDAGAREIVQELAQARDRDPIAPKQVESAPCKQHVLLGEDASLAKFPTPLLHEGDGGPYVNTWGTIVVRSPEGDWVNWSIARIMMLDDKHLTGLVMRPQHIEKAWRMWAERGEPMPFALVQGGDPALAFISGMPLPDDVDEPGFLGALFGEPMEVVPAETVDLQVPAGAEIVIEGHVSVERNADEGPMGEYAGYAPAETTRQPTYTIEAITHRDRPIWPTVVEGEPVDEFHTATGLTMAAEVYALLRRAGLPVVTAWSPFESASHVLVVSVRSDWRAQLPGVSSAELTRRISETIGEFRSEHLIPRTFVLDADVEPSNTAELTWALATRCHPEDFRVLRHGEILPLLTCYTPEERHAQRGTKVVHDCLLPAEGAGRERRSSFRHIYPEQVQRWVEQHWDR, encoded by the coding sequence ATGGCTCGCGCCAAGGACTCGCGGGAGTACATCGCCTTGCTGGAACAGCTCGGCGACGTCCGCCACGTCGACACCGAGGTGCCGCAGGGGCTGGAGATCGGCGCGTTCATCCGGCGCAGCTACGAAACCCGCGCCCCGGCGCCGTTGTTCAACGACATCAGCGGAACCGAGCCGGGATTCCGGCTGTTCGGCGCGCCCGGCGCGCTCAGTTCGGTCCCGGGCAGCCCGCTCGCCCGCATCGCGCTGTCGCTGGGCATGTCCCCGGACGCGGGTGCCCGCGAGATCGTGCAGGAGCTGGCGCAGGCCAGGGACCGCGACCCGATCGCGCCGAAGCAGGTGGAATCGGCGCCGTGCAAGCAGCACGTGCTGCTCGGCGAGGATGCGAGCCTGGCGAAGTTCCCGACTCCGCTGCTGCACGAAGGCGACGGCGGCCCGTACGTCAACACCTGGGGCACGATCGTCGTGCGCTCGCCGGAAGGGGACTGGGTGAACTGGTCCATCGCCCGGATCATGATGCTCGACGACAAGCACCTGACCGGTCTGGTGATGCGCCCGCAGCACATCGAGAAGGCGTGGCGGATGTGGGCCGAGCGGGGCGAGCCGATGCCGTTCGCGCTGGTGCAGGGCGGTGATCCGGCGTTGGCGTTCATCTCCGGCATGCCGCTTCCCGACGACGTCGACGAGCCCGGATTCCTCGGCGCGCTGTTCGGCGAGCCGATGGAGGTCGTCCCAGCCGAGACGGTGGACCTGCAGGTCCCGGCCGGCGCGGAGATCGTCATCGAGGGGCACGTCAGCGTCGAGCGCAACGCCGACGAAGGCCCGATGGGCGAGTACGCGGGCTACGCCCCCGCCGAAACGACCCGCCAGCCCACCTACACCATCGAAGCCATCACGCACCGCGACCGGCCGATCTGGCCGACCGTCGTCGAAGGCGAACCGGTCGACGAGTTCCACACCGCGACCGGCCTGACGATGGCCGCCGAGGTCTACGCACTGCTGCGGCGGGCGGGCTTGCCGGTGGTCACCGCGTGGTCGCCGTTCGAGAGCGCGTCGCACGTGCTGGTGGTCAGCGTGCGGTCGGACTGGCGTGCGCAGCTGCCCGGCGTCTCCAGCGCGGAGCTGACGCGGCGGATCTCCGAGACGATCGGCGAATTCCGCTCCGAGCACCTGATCCCGCGCACCTTCGTGCTCGACGCCGACGTCGAACCGTCCAACACGGCCGAACTGACCTGGGCGCTGGCCACGCGGTGCCATCCGGAGGACTTCCGGGTCCTGCGCCACGGCGAGATCCTGCCGCTGCTGACCTGCTACACCCCCGAGGAGCGGCACGCGCAGCGCGGGACGAAGGTGGTCCACGACTGCCTGCTGCCCGCCGAAGGCGCGGGGCGCGAGCGCCGCAGCTCGTTCCGGCACATCTACCCGGAGCAGGTGCAGCGCTGGGTCGAGCAGCACTGGGATCGGTGA